The following are encoded in a window of Blastopirellula marina genomic DNA:
- the prmC gene encoding peptide chain release factor N(5)-glutamine methyltransferase: MSTAETWTIGRLLNWTTEYLESKGSEEARLEAQLMLGHALECPKIQLYARFEEVVDDGKRAKFRELVKQRAAGKPVAYVLGTSEFYSMEFVVTPDVLIPRPETEHLVIETLDLLKGRSTNEPVSILDIGTGSGIIAVTIAKQAPKASVLATDISEKALAVAKQNAEKHSVSERIEFAAGDLFDAVSSGSQFDVIVSNPPYIAQSERTLMDAHVIEHEPHVALFAEEEGIAVLRRILEQAAGYLKSGGWLLLEFSPMVAKRVAKIAEETGFYERISIGKDLAKLDRYLIAKKAA; this comes from the coding sequence GGCTCGAAGCCCAACTGATGTTGGGACATGCCCTGGAGTGTCCCAAGATTCAGCTCTATGCTCGGTTCGAGGAAGTGGTTGACGACGGGAAGCGTGCCAAGTTTCGCGAACTGGTCAAGCAGCGGGCCGCCGGCAAGCCGGTTGCATACGTCCTGGGGACGAGCGAGTTCTACTCGATGGAGTTCGTCGTCACGCCGGACGTTCTAATTCCGCGCCCTGAGACCGAGCACCTGGTGATCGAGACGCTCGACCTGCTCAAAGGGCGTTCGACCAACGAGCCGGTCAGCATTCTCGATATCGGTACCGGTAGCGGGATTATCGCGGTGACCATTGCCAAGCAGGCCCCCAAGGCCAGTGTACTGGCGACCGACATCAGCGAGAAAGCGTTGGCCGTCGCTAAGCAAAATGCCGAGAAACACAGCGTGAGCGAGCGGATCGAGTTTGCCGCAGGAGACCTATTCGATGCGGTGTCCAGCGGTTCTCAATTCGATGTTATTGTCAGCAATCCACCGTACATCGCTCAATCGGAACGCACGCTGATGGATGCTCATGTGATCGAGCATGAGCCGCATGTTGCATTGTTCGCCGAAGAAGAAGGCATCGCTGTGCTGCGAAGAATTCTGGAACAGGCAGCAGGCTATTTGAAATCCGGCGGATGGCTGCTGTTGGAATTCAGTCCGATGGTTGCCAAGCGTGTTGCCAAGATTGCTGAGGAAACCGGCTTCTACGAGCGGATCTCGATTGGTAAAGATCTCGCGAAGCTCGATCGCTACTTGATCGCGAAGAAAGCAGCCTAA